A region from the Ptychodera flava strain L36383 chromosome 12, AS_Pfla_20210202, whole genome shotgun sequence genome encodes:
- the LOC139145603 gene encoding uncharacterized protein — protein MAFWKRRSQAFEPNPPETKYNVQYLGKMPANGKMGLECTMKPVEVMYRTFKFNKGKNYQRLSIEITNKGISTSAIGPVEDESTRERFVPIYKMSFGAADPVHTRIFSFVMKNDEVEGDNPWECHAFMCETSAVAKALTLYLVKAFQKATEAWENKHVKMGVGTKPKTLHITHEKGKMEHQTAEKHYQPPVSTVKITFNIDNVEEFDRVGESPKKDGGQNMNAVENNHAFATALAKRDVPSDEENEDEKENGASGENNVVSNKGEDEAKEQPKGEQVVAAFNPQLLHQGQTPVVASSPSAAKLRKERSLEKNKSDPSSDGKASKNGHSQESRDRKENMAENGENDAEAESEFSRSKKKSVRFSESDSTIPDPTTWDGETGDDDVIENTGNSKKSKSSKGILNGIANFKFGKSKK, from the coding sequence ATGGCGTTTTGGAAACGACGTAGCCAGGCGTTCGAACCGAATCCGCCGGAAACGAAGTATAATGTGCAGTATTTGGGTAAGATGCCCGCCAATGGGAAAATGGGGCTGGAGTGTACGATGAAACCAGTGGAAGTTATGTACAGAACGTTTAAATTCAACAAGGGTAAGAACTACCAACGGCTGTCGATCGAGATCACCAACAAGGGCATATCCACGAGCGCTATAGGTCCAGTAGAAGATGAGAGCACCAGGGAACGATTCGTGCCCATCTACAAGATGTCGTTCGGAGCTGCCGATCCTGTACACACTCGAATTTTCTCGTTCGTCATGAAAAACGACGAGGTGGAAGGCGACAATCCCTGGGAGTGTCACGCTTTTATGTGCGAAACATCGGCTGTCGCGAAAGCGCTGACTCTGTACCTAGTGAAAGCATTCCAGAAGGCGACCGAGGCCTGGGAAAACAAACACGTCAAAATGGGGGTCGGCACAAAACCGAAAACTTTACACATCACCCACGAGAAAGGGAAAATGGAACACCAGACCGCCGAAAAACATTATCAGCCACCGGTTTCTACAGTTAAAATTACGTTCAACATAGACAATGTCGAGGAGTTCGATCGAGTGGGCGAAAGCCCAAAGAAAGATGGCGGACAAAATATGAACGCCGTCGAAAACAACCATGCGTTTGCAACTGCCCTGGCAAAGAGGGACGTACCGAGCGATGAAGAGAATGAAGATGAAAAAGAGAATGGGGCCAGCGGAGAAAACAATGTTGTTTCTAATAAGGGCGAGGACGAGGCCAAAGAACAACCTAAAGGTGAGCAAGTCGTTGCTGCCTTTAACCCACAATTGTTACATCAAGGCCAGACGCCCGTTGTCGCCAGTAGTCCGTCGGCTGCAAAACTCAGAAAGGAACGGAGCCTTGAAAAGAACAAAAGTGACCCGAGCAGCGACGGCAAAGCATCCAAAAATGGCCACTCGCAAGAATCGAGGGACAGGAAAGAAAACATGGCAGAGAACGGCGAAAACGACGCGGAGGCTGAGAGTGAGTTTAGTCGTTCCAAAAAGAAGTCAGTGAGATTTTCGGAATCGGACAGTACTATACCTGACCCAACGACGTGGGATGGGGAAACGGGCGACGATGATGTCATAGAAAACACCGGAAACTCGAAAAAGTCAAAGTCTTCCAAGGGAATACTGAACGGAATCGCAAACTTTAAATTTGGAAAGAGTAAAAAGTAA
- the LOC139145604 gene encoding protein FAM43B-like, which translates to MASYFPGLKRRSGSFDINQQQPEFTVSYLGNVPAEFRSGAECTSATVDTMYTALKGQSLTKLTLNITKRGIAMKWHKTGVEEFIPIYNITYGAADPVHQRVFSFIESREHEGGRKFYCHVCLCKDSTICRVLILYLMKAFNIAYEEYLRNKKRKVIQNKIEHGPNACQRSNDPHSATSSNSVGTQTTGHRLPPGISASTIARVAEWLERCVNISSPPSNGHRGDRDEYRSAFERREREHPNPSQLNPEVNLNAELKDPNIQTMIQRYASSMYSDPPPPYKEFEDDPDDVFDDTGEGQDKTDNRGVSGATNRP; encoded by the coding sequence TACCTGGGAAATGTTCCGGCGGAGTTCAGAAGTGGGGCGGAATGCACAAGCGCCACAGTCGACACCATGTATACCGCCCTCAAGGGCCAGTCTCTCACCAAGCTGACTTTGAACATCACGAAAAGGGGCATCGCGATGAAGTGGCACAAGACTGGAGTGGAGGAATTTATACCAATATACAATATAACATATGGGGCGGCAGATCCAGTCCACCAGCGTGTCTTTTCGTTCATAGAAAGTCGCGAACATGAAGGCGGGAGAAAATTTTATTGCCATGTTTGTTTGTGCAAGGACTCAACTATATGTCGGGTCTTGATACTGTACCTTATGAAGGCCTTCAACATCGCATATGAAGAGTATCTCAGAAACAAGAAGCGGAAAGTTATCCAGAACAAGATAGAACATGGACCCAATGCATGTCAGAGGAGCAATGACCCCCATTCTGCAACAAGTTCAAACTCAGTGGGAACGCAGACTACAGGTCACCGGCTGCCACCCGGCATCAGTGCTTCGACTATCGCGAGGGTGGCCGAATGGCTGGAACGGTGTGTGAACATCAGTAGCCCGCCATCAAACGGCCACCGCGGCGACAGGGACGAGTACCGTTCCGCGTTTGAGAGGAGGGAGAGAGAACATCCCAATCCGAGCCAGTTGAATCCGGAGGTGAATCTGAATGCTGAGCTGAAAGACCCAAACATCCAGACAATGATTCAGCGATACGCCTCATCTATGTACTCAGATCCGCCACCTCCTTATAAGGAATTTGAAGATGACCCGGATGATGTCTTCGATGACACGGGGGAAGGTCAAGATAAAACAGACAACCGGGGAGTTTCAGGGGCTACAAACAGACCATAG